A genomic window from Gemmatimonadaceae bacterium includes:
- a CDS encoding thermonuclease family protein produces MSTAPSHGEGALARVRCRVFGGSQGRGVFTMTMWGFGAMMAALVVGVPAPIAAVVFVGVLAWTLQRKAGTATYTLGPSTVSREFQTFSGQATSETRALSDIAAWKQDRELGRSLQQYEYLELDFRDGVRWIVTSRQEAEGFARFRDAFAGLTSAAEGLGAGTPALAAARRRPSFYRTWYGRSLAIVFIALAGGLGVAAGAGLIALTGLFKLAFVIVPGAVYMAWRSFSRGAAAVLLVLSLGGVAPEAQAQRPAPSAEVAVPAGMEYVASSRGQVYYWVGCNAWRRLARANLRFYATREAAEAAGYRVSGTAGCAGPSAGSGAPRETAPRATPAPIERSPSGGRELPCVLERVVDGDTIVCRGGRSVRLLLVGTPELSQRPFGPQAKAFVESRVPRGTAVTLELDVQERDPYGRTLAYVRLPDGTTLNELLLQEGFAEVSVYPPNVRHVDGYRALLREAKEAKRGLWATSAFECSPADHRRGRCE; encoded by the coding sequence GTGAGTACGGCACCGAGCCACGGCGAGGGCGCACTCGCGCGCGTACGTTGCCGCGTGTTCGGCGGCTCGCAGGGGCGTGGCGTATTCACGATGACGATGTGGGGCTTCGGCGCGATGATGGCGGCGCTGGTCGTCGGCGTGCCCGCACCGATTGCGGCAGTGGTCTTCGTTGGAGTGCTGGCCTGGACGCTGCAGCGGAAGGCCGGCACGGCGACATACACACTCGGACCCTCGACCGTGTCACGCGAGTTCCAGACGTTCAGCGGGCAGGCAACGAGCGAGACGCGCGCGCTCAGCGACATCGCAGCGTGGAAGCAGGACCGCGAACTGGGTCGCTCGCTGCAACAGTATGAGTACCTTGAGCTGGACTTTCGCGATGGAGTGCGCTGGATCGTGACGTCGCGACAGGAGGCGGAGGGTTTCGCGCGGTTTCGCGACGCCTTCGCCGGATTGACATCGGCGGCGGAGGGCCTGGGCGCGGGAACTCCGGCGCTCGCCGCGGCACGCCGGCGTCCGAGTTTCTATCGCACGTGGTATGGCCGATCGCTGGCCATCGTGTTTATCGCGCTTGCGGGCGGGCTCGGCGTCGCGGCCGGCGCAGGCTTGATCGCGCTGACGGGTCTGTTCAAGCTGGCGTTCGTGATCGTGCCGGGCGCGGTCTATATGGCGTGGCGCTCGTTCAGCCGTGGAGCGGCTGCGGTCCTGCTCGTGCTGTCGCTTGGAGGCGTAGCGCCAGAGGCGCAGGCCCAGCGCCCAGCGCCCTCGGCGGAGGTCGCCGTTCCCGCGGGAATGGAGTATGTCGCGTCGAGCCGTGGGCAGGTGTACTACTGGGTCGGCTGCAATGCCTGGCGCCGGCTCGCGCGTGCGAACCTGCGATTCTACGCGACGCGGGAGGCTGCGGAAGCGGCGGGGTACCGCGTGTCGGGAACGGCTGGATGCGCCGGGCCCAGCGCGGGCAGCGGGGCGCCCCGAGAGACTGCGCCGCGTGCGACACCTGCGCCGATCGAACGCAGTCCGTCAGGCGGGCGCGAGCTGCCCTGCGTGCTCGAACGCGTGGTTGATGGCGATACGATCGTCTGCCGAGGTGGGCGGAGCGTGCGGCTGTTGCTCGTGGGTACGCCGGAGCTCAGCCAGCGTCCGTTCGGACCGCAGGCCAAGGCATTCGTGGAGTCACGAGTGCCACGTGGCACGGCGGTCACGTTGGAGCTCGATGTGCAGGAGCGTGACCCCTACGGGCGCACACTGGCGTACGTGCGGCTCCCGGATGGGACGACGCTCAACGAGTTGTTGCTGCAGGAAGGCTTCGCTGAGGTGAGCGTGTATCCGCCGAATGTGCGCCACGTGGACGGCTACCGCGCGCTGCTCCGCGAAGCCAAGGAGGCCAAGCGGGGCCTCTGGGCAACGAGTGCGTTTGAGTGTTCACCCGCAGACCACCGTCGCGGGCGCTGCGAGTAG
- a CDS encoding FKBP-type peptidyl-prolyl cis-trans isomerase: protein MVALEAIELVVGTGEEAAFQRCVYAHYTGWLTDGTKFDSSRDTTPRGTPREPIAVPLGFRRVILGWDVGFDGMREGGQRRLIIPQQLAYGPLGRPPVIPPAATLIFDVELLAVRDTLPRVPGAPAPGCAPWSDVAGFVAR, encoded by the coding sequence CTGGTGGCGCTCGAGGCCATCGAGCTCGTCGTCGGCACGGGCGAGGAGGCCGCCTTCCAGCGCTGCGTCTACGCGCATTACACCGGTTGGCTCACTGACGGCACCAAGTTCGACTCCTCGCGCGACACCACGCCGCGCGGAACGCCGCGCGAGCCGATCGCGGTGCCACTGGGGTTCCGCCGCGTCATCCTCGGCTGGGACGTCGGCTTCGACGGGATGCGCGAAGGCGGCCAGCGCCGACTCATCATTCCGCAGCAGCTTGCCTACGGTCCGCTCGGACGGCCGCCGGTCATCCCACCCGCCGCGACACTGATCTTCGACGTCGAGCTCCTCGCCGTGCGCGATACGCTGCCACGTGTGCCTGGCGCGCCCGCTCCCGGCTGTGCGCCGTGGAGCGACGTCGCAGGCTTTGTCGCGCGATAA